The sequence below is a genomic window from Gossypium hirsutum isolate 1008001.06 chromosome A11, Gossypium_hirsutum_v2.1, whole genome shotgun sequence.
acacatttattttattttgattaattttatttataaattttaaaacttgggcCACAAATTTTGAGGggttatatgaaaattttcccTTTGGGGTTTCATTTTGTAAACTATTATGAAACTTCAACCACTAAAATTTCTCCAAATTGAGAAAAGCTTTTGTCTTTACAAAATCATTAAGTAAGAAAATGtacatttttcttgatttattggTTACATGCAGTGTACATTTAATTTGGTTGTTGTACATTCTTGGAATATTGTGAAATAATTAActattgtaattaaaataaaatacaaaaacatacAAATCTCATTTAAAGTCGATATCaaagtatattttaaacataGGTGAATGCATTTTACTTACTTTTTAGACTTTTTTTAGTTGTAATAATTATTACCCTAGAAAGCTATTCTATAGGTTTTAAATGTTACAATAAGAGTTAATTGAAGATTGACCCATTTTTCAATAAATTTCTTGACCAACCCTAACAAATTGATCTTcttcattattaattaatttccaaTCCCAACTATTATTTTACCCCAAAAGTTCTATTCACTACATGCATGAATGATGTGGTCAAGCGGTAATTAGTTTTTCCTTCTTTCAatgaaatgaattttaaaaatgaattgatttttttaaaatattggtaatttttttaaataattttatataaaatatttttcattatttgaaaaaaaatgaaaatatttctaGTAAAATAAATACACTATAAGTTATTTTTACAatcgaaatttattttataataagatgatttttatgataaataatatcttatagtcttaaaaataatcaATGTCAATTTAATTTGAAGCTACATAATGAAAATGGATAGTAGGATTTTGAAGTTGAAAGGGATAAATGAAACTAAACATGATATAAACAAATACTtattttatagtataaaatattcatattttatactataaaatattaatatttgaatttgtttaagttaatttttatataaaaatcaaattgttaataaatgcttcttttccaaaaaaaaaattttgtgctTTTCAAAAGCTGAAATTGTTTtctaaaaaaatcttattttctgtttgatcaaattatttttcatgaaataaatattaaaaagtataaaaaaatatttgtggTAAATCCCTATTAAAGATTAAACAAGGTTGAAATTTGATAACCATTTTTATGGATAATTTAGCATTAAATTCTATTACTAAAAAAGGATAAATTGTTGAATGATAAGCATCCTTCTTATACCATAATAATTGAAGGGTGCTGCCAAATATGTCGTATTAAATATCACATACATATAGATAAGAGTTAAAACTTAGGGTTTAGTGATTCTTCTTTGTAATGTTGCTTAGATAGAAGTAATGAACCATAGCCATAGATGATTTGCAGTGAAGAGATAAACCTATGGTGAAAATCTTATGAAactatgtaaaattatattttgctttttttatttaaaatttgaataaattattttatacctTAAATCGAAAaataaactgatttttttttcaaaattccatctatttttaCTCTTAAAAACTAGTGTAGTTAACGAAATAACTTAATAATTACACATGATGCGCATGTATATCTTATGTTGACATAAgtagaccaatttttaacaataaaaataaatgaaataaaaataaatgaaatgtttagtagaaggaccaaattgttcTTCAATctaacatgcataaattaatttacccatttttaataaaaaaaggcaAAATACATTCTTACTCCTAGTACAAGAACTTCCATGGTACTTCTAACCCTCATTTACCCATCATAGTATTATCATGTCCAAAATTACAGTTTACCAACAAAGAGTAGCAATTTACTTGACATGAGGCAATGATAAACAAGCTGGATTTTGATTCTTTCATTACATTTAATCTCATATCTTTGCATTTTATggctaataataacaataaaaagcTCTACAAGAATAGGGACTTAGCTTAAGCACATTACAGTTGCCGGGTGGAAAGAAATACACAATGATTAAATCATAGAATGATTTCTCAATAAAACCATAAGCTTAGCTAAATATGCCCCCACTAGCCATTTTCCTAAAAGCATCAACCTATACAAGAAAATCCACTCTACTGATTTGCTTGTGGGATCATCTTGACAATGTTCATACTGATTTGCTGCTTACAGAGTTTACCTCAACGACCGGAGACAAATAATGATTTGGTTGATATTTGGTTCCCTTCTAACAGATTTTTTCTCATCTTTGCCTTGTCAACACGTGCTCGCCGAACAGCTTCTTGGATTTGGCGATCATGATCCTTGAGCATCTGATCCATGTTGCCTGATGGGACTAATAAAGGACCAGAATAGTGAATTTTGTGTCCCTTTGAACCATAACCAAGCTGGAAACAAACATCATTGAGAAGCACGTATCAGACACTTGAAATGGACAAAAAACCTAAAAAGAATCTATGAATTATATGACAAATTAAATGAGGCTTGCACAtagttgcaaaaaaaaaaaagggttagcTACTAACCAGAGCTGGATCTTTGTTGTTATTTCTTCCATCTTCTTTCTCCTGCTCATTGTTTTTCGGATCCTGTTGGATGCCAGATTCTGAGGACTCTTTAAAGGACCCTGGAAATCTTGCAATCATTTTTGGAGCTTTTGATTGTGGAAAACCAGATTTTTCTGTACAATCATCAGATGCAAGACTAGTCCTTGGTGCCACTAAACCAGACATCATTGACAAGTCAGCCCCGGTAGAAATTTTCGGAGCATCATCCAGGTTTTTCCCAGACTTCGCCCAAGCAGCACGGTGAGCCAGTGGCCCCGAATGTGAGGCTCTCTTGGGATGATTTCCCTGTGAATCCGCATTTGATTCTATCGCTTGTGATGGTCTAGGCGGGTCTATAGGAAAGCCTGAGGCAACTTCTTCGGGATGAGGATTAAACTTCTCACTCCGGCTCTTTGAATTTGATTGTCTTTTCTGGAATGTCAAAACAATGTTAGAAATGTTCTACTAAGATAACTGCcctataaaacaaaattttgattaaatagaGATGAGAAGCtaaatgaaattattagcttATAACCGAAAACTAGATTCGAATTTTCCTTTTCTATGCTTTCCCAATAAGGATAGAAGCAAGAGCAAATCAAGCAGTGCCATATCATCTAGCTAGATATTTAAATCTAATCAATCTCTAAATACTCACTCAAATCAATATCATAATGAACTTCATAAAACAAATTATAATACCGTGAGTAAACTTAAAACCTAACTATATATAGCCGAAACGGCTAAATTTGCTGTTTCCAAGTTATCAAGTTTAAAGACCAAGTAAGTTGTAACATTAGTGAACAAACTAATTTCTTACTGTATAAACTAGTTAAGGATGCCCGTCACCAAACATTTAGAACGAAAAGAAGGAAATGGGAATTATTAACCAGTTACCTGCATTGACATGACTAATTCAGCATTCGCATCAGGTGCTGGAACAGCTCGAGATTCTCTAGTTGCTCTCCTGTCAAGATCAGGTCTCAGGCCTTTGGTTCCAGCCACTCGTCTTACAATACAAAACAAAAGTTTATCAGCACTTATACCAACCACTCAAGATTTGAAGTCATTAAAACCACAGTGGGAGAAAGAAGACGATAATAGCTTATCCAGTATAAGAAAACACCACATTTACAGTAGTCCAGCATAGGCTTAAGatcaaagaaatcaaattatTTACTTGTGAACTGATGTGCAGTTAAAAGTTTTTGGATTATCCTTTTGAAGCACACCTTTCTTTCTAGAAGTAAATCCTCACAAGTACGAAAAAGAGACCAAAAAAGAATATTTCCCTAAGAAGCATGTGATCTTCCACATAGCATAAGTatcttcagaaaaaaaaaaaaaagaagatgaatatttcattgtaattaaaaaaataatatcaccTTCTAGCTTCCTCATCCCTTAATTTTGCATCTAACTCTTTGCTTGGAGGATACTTTGGCAAGCTTAAAGGATCACAGGGAAGAGGTTCCGTTGAAAAGAActgaaaaacacaaaaaaaaaaaaacaagttaagGACACTAAATAGTCCTGATAAATCATTGTGATGGAAATGTATAACAACGTGACTTTGGAATAAAAGAATAACATCCTACCAGTTAGAATAAAGAATTGTCAGCACTAATCTAAAGTATGTGTTCCAGATTAAGATTCCAAAGTAACCGTGGCTTAGATAAGATGATAATAAAGTACTGCTGTTCTTGTATCCCAAGACACCAGGAAATATAATATAACCCGGGTGGTTACACAAGCCAAGAGTTATggctttctttttttatatttaaactaggacacaaacataatttcacaaaataattgTACCTCACTCTCGAGTGCAGAAGCTGCAGATCCACGACCAGCAGGGTCAATGGAAAGTAAGGTCTCCATGAGAGCTAAAGCTGGTGCAGGGAATTCCTTAAATGTTTCCGCAACACAGCGTCTATAAGGCCGTTGGGGTTTAAAAATGGTTGCATGAGGCAACTTTGATTTACTCCAATAGTCTTCAGAAGGAGAGCcacaaagtttgaaaattttatgcaaCTGCtccacctacaaaatagaaagcAGATCTCAATCATTTCATTTTTGCAGCAAATATGTATTTTAAGGGTCTTAAAGCCATGTTATATGCATGGACATGTCATTACTCAGTTTATTTgcacaaatatgtatatatgttttggcTTAGAACTCTAAAATTCTACATGCTTTGTAGGAAATctttcatttaaatgataaaaacaCACCTCAGTTCTTCCTGGCATAATAGGCTTGCCAGCATATAACTCAGCAAGTATGCAACCTGTACTCCATAGATCCACAGCGGTACCATAGTAAGTGGCTCCAAGTAAAAGTTCTGGTGGTCTATACCAAAGGGTTACGACACGGCTTGTCATGGGTTGACTTTGATGGGGATCATAAAAGCTAGCCAGACCAAAGTCTGCAATCTTCAAGATGCCATTATTGTCGATTAGAAGGTTTGAACCCTTTATGTCACGATGTAGGACACCACGGCTGTGACAATGATCAAGACCACACAAAAGTTGCTGTATGTAACACTTCACCTGCACAATAGATCAATAAATTAAACGTCAGGATAACCTTTCAATGCAAAGTGCAGATTTCTGTATTTGCAGGACCACAGTTACTAATTAGTGCTAATAACAAGTAAACGTGGGAAAGGAGCCAAATTGCAgctaagaaaaataataaggcaAAACAATTTGAAGTACCTGTGATTCTGAAAACTTCAGACCAGGGTGTGATGCAAGACCAGCCAAGTCATGTTCCATGTACTCAAAAACAAGATACAAGCTGCAAGACATCCTAGAGGTAACCAGACCTTCCAGCTTTATAACATTCTGATGATCAAGTCTACGTAAAATGTGAATTTCCCGAGCCATAAATCGAACACTCTCAGGCTCTAGGTTATCAAATCTTACTTTCTTCAGAGCAACAAATTTTTTCTGATCTAAATCACGAGCCCTATAAACATTACTATAAGTTCCCTGACCAATCTGCATAGAAAATACAAGTTCAGGTAACAGATGTGATTATAGGTCACAAGAAACTGTCAACCTAAGCATAGAGTTAGATTATAAGATAAGAGAAATCATGCTTAACATCTGTGGCATAGAAACAGGGCATGAGAGTAAAGAAGAATGACAAATATGTTAAGAGGCCTTAATCCTGAATACAGGTGCACCATTGAAGGATTCAGAGAGAACATTTATTCCAATCATAAATATCTAGTGTTTTGATTTAGCGCAAGGTGA
It includes:
- the LOC107902629 gene encoding probable serine/threonine-protein kinase At1g54610; the protein is MMGCICCKPSAFEDSKDCPRERPSSKASSDLRVPRATSSRRDEAYKAKDRHENTMLIDKQVTDSVRLHSENLDRKREKMEYVVVQHPGMGSVPKATQGEQVAAGWPAWLAAVAGEAIQGWLPRRADSFEKLDKIGQGTYSNVYRARDLDQKKFVALKKVRFDNLEPESVRFMAREIHILRRLDHQNVIKLEGLVTSRMSCSLYLVFEYMEHDLAGLASHPGLKFSESQVKCYIQQLLCGLDHCHSRGVLHRDIKGSNLLIDNNGILKIADFGLASFYDPHQSQPMTSRVVTLWYRPPELLLGATYYGTAVDLWSTGCILAELYAGKPIMPGRTEVEQLHKIFKLCGSPSEDYWSKSKLPHATIFKPQRPYRRCVAETFKEFPAPALALMETLLSIDPAGRGSAASALESEFFSTEPLPCDPLSLPKYPPSKELDAKLRDEEARRRVAGTKGLRPDLDRRATRESRAVPAPDANAELVMSMQKRQSNSKSRSEKFNPHPEEVASGFPIDPPRPSQAIESNADSQGNHPKRASHSGPLAHRAAWAKSGKNLDDAPKISTGADLSMMSGLVAPRTSLASDDCTEKSGFPQSKAPKMIARFPGSFKESSESGIQQDPKNNEQEKEDGRNNNKDPALLGYGSKGHKIHYSGPLLVPSGNMDQMLKDHDRQIQEAVRRARVDKAKMRKNLLEGNQISTKSLFVSGR